The window TGCCTGCTGCAATGCCAGTGACCCCAAGTCCAATCTTGGATGGAGTGTTAGGCATGGTGCGAATAACGGAGACGTGCTCGGGTAGGTGAGCTTCCATGGTTGCGGTGGTGACACCGGCCGCAACGCTGACCACAATGGCGCCTTCGGCGAGCGCGGGGGAGATCTCATCGAGCAGGTCGGGCACCATGGCAGGCTTCACAGCGACGAGCACGATCTGTGCACCGGCAACTGCCTTGCTGTTGGCCTCAGGGTCATTGGCTGTTGCCCAGGCCTGAACTCGTGGTTCGGTGTCGAACCGGGCAGCGTTCTCGGCGCTGCGGTTCGTCACACGTACCTGCCCGTCCACGCTGACATGGGGAGCTAAGAGGCCGGCCAGGATGGCTCGTGCCATCGAGCCAGCACCCAGCATCGCGATGGTCGGAAGGGTTACCTGTGTTTTGTCTGTCACCTGCTCATTCTAGGATTGGGACACAAGCCAATGAGGGAGATACGTCGATGAGCCATTCAGGTGGAACCAAAGCAATCGTTGCTGCACTGCTGGCAAACCTCGGTATTGCCGCCACCAAGTTCATTGCATGGGCGTTCTCCGGAGCTACCTCTCTGCTAGCCGAGGGTGTCCACTCCCTCGCTGACTCCGGTAATCAGCTTCTGTTGTTACTCGGTGGACGCAAGGCAAAGAAACGTGCTGACGGCAAGCACCCCTTCGGCTATGGCCGTGAGCGCTTCGTCTACGCCTTCGTTGTGTCCATCATCTTGTTCAGCGTGGGTGGCGTCTTCTCTCTCTATGAAGGAATCCACAAGCTGCAACACCCTGAGCCCATTGAGATGTGGTGGCTGCCCATCTTGGTACTTTCCATTTCGATTGTTCTCGAGAGCTTCTCGCTCCGCACCGCCATCAAGGAATCTAACCCGCTACGTGGCAATGCATCCTGGTTCCAGTTCATTCGTCACGCTAAGGCACCCGAGCTTCCTGTCGTCCTGCTCGAGGACACTGCAGCTCTGCTTGGTTTGGTGCTGGCCTTCTTTGGTGTGGGCTTGACGGTCATTACCGGTGACAGTGTCTTCGATGCTCTGGGCACTATTGCAATTGGTGTGCTGTTGATTATTGTGGCCATCATCTTGGGACTCGAGACCAAGGGTCTGCTTGTCGGTGAAGGCGCCAGCGTTGAGGACGTCCAGGCCATCGAGAAGGCCATCATCTCCGGTGGTGAGACCGACGGCATCATTCACATGAAGACCCTCTACCTCGGACCAGATGAGTTCATGGTGGGTGCCAAGCTGGCATTCCCCGCAGAGCTCCGCTTCTCTGAAGTGGCAAAATCTATCGACAGTATTGAGACCCGCGTGCGCGAGGCAGTTCCTGCAGCACGTGTGATTTACATTGAGCCTGATGTTGCACGTCTTGACCGCACCGAATCGGTGGCAACCGATGCCATCGTGATTAAGGGAACCGACTAACCCAGCTTCTCTCGGAAG of the Aurantimicrobium photophilum genome contains:
- the proC gene encoding pyrroline-5-carboxylate reductase, with product MTDKTQVTLPTIAMLGAGSMARAILAGLLAPHVSVDGQVRVTNRSAENAARFDTEPRVQAWATANDPEANSKAVAGAQIVLVAVKPAMVPDLLDEISPALAEGAIVVSVAAGVTTATMEAHLPEHVSVIRTMPNTPSKIGLGVTGIAAGTRSTPAQLELISSMFSTVGEVIILPENKIDALGAISGSGPAYVFYFIEQLTKVALEHGFNAEQAEKMVQGTFRGAVELLAQSGVEPSELRRQVTSPKGSTERAIAVFDEADIKGILLKGTQAAIARSEEMARGE
- a CDS encoding cation diffusion facilitator family transporter translates to MSHSGGTKAIVAALLANLGIAATKFIAWAFSGATSLLAEGVHSLADSGNQLLLLLGGRKAKKRADGKHPFGYGRERFVYAFVVSIILFSVGGVFSLYEGIHKLQHPEPIEMWWLPILVLSISIVLESFSLRTAIKESNPLRGNASWFQFIRHAKAPELPVVLLEDTAALLGLVLAFFGVGLTVITGDSVFDALGTIAIGVLLIIVAIILGLETKGLLVGEGASVEDVQAIEKAIISGGETDGIIHMKTLYLGPDEFMVGAKLAFPAELRFSEVAKSIDSIETRVREAVPAARVIYIEPDVARLDRTESVATDAIVIKGTD